Proteins found in one Streptomyces sp. NBC_00461 genomic segment:
- a CDS encoding CaiB/BaiF CoA transferase family protein, which yields MATGTGPLHGLRVVELAAIGPAPFACMIFADLGADVVRIDRADGARSFADWHGELDRGRRSMELDLKDPGDVDWLLRQLEQSDVLVEGFRPGVAERLGIGPDVCLGRNPRLVYGRMTGWGQEGPLAMTPGHDINYLALTGALHAIGEAGGPPVPPVNLLGDFAGGAMFLVAGVLAALFERQASGRGQIVDAAIVDGAGAMLGMLTSMARSGQWRHERGVNLLDGGAPFYTCYACADGGHVAVGALEERFYRALLDGLELDPERLPDRSDPVNWPSLRRVFAHRIRTRSRDEWARRFEETEACVTPVLSVAEAAAHPHHQARGSGPAAPAPRFSRTQAELH from the coding sequence ATGGCGACAGGCACAGGACCGCTGCACGGCCTGCGGGTCGTGGAGCTAGCGGCGATCGGGCCCGCCCCGTTCGCCTGCATGATCTTCGCTGACCTGGGGGCCGATGTGGTGCGGATCGACCGGGCCGACGGCGCCCGCTCGTTCGCGGACTGGCACGGCGAACTCGACCGTGGGCGCCGCTCCATGGAACTGGACCTCAAGGACCCGGGTGACGTGGACTGGCTGCTGCGGCAGCTGGAGCAGTCGGACGTCCTGGTGGAGGGGTTCAGACCGGGCGTGGCGGAGCGGCTCGGCATCGGCCCGGACGTCTGCCTCGGCCGCAACCCCCGCCTGGTGTACGGCCGGATGACCGGCTGGGGCCAGGAGGGGCCGCTGGCCATGACCCCGGGCCATGACATCAACTACCTCGCGCTCACAGGCGCGTTGCACGCCATCGGCGAGGCCGGCGGCCCCCCGGTGCCGCCGGTCAACCTGCTCGGCGACTTCGCGGGCGGCGCGATGTTCCTGGTCGCCGGGGTACTGGCGGCGCTGTTCGAGCGGCAGGCCTCCGGCCGGGGTCAGATCGTGGACGCCGCGATCGTGGACGGGGCCGGCGCGATGCTCGGCATGCTGACCTCGATGGCCCGAAGCGGCCAGTGGCGGCACGAGCGCGGGGTCAACCTCCTGGACGGGGGCGCGCCCTTCTACACCTGTTACGCCTGCGCGGACGGCGGTCATGTCGCCGTCGGCGCACTGGAGGAGCGGTTCTACCGGGCTCTGCTCGACGGCCTTGAGCTCGATCCCGAGCGGCTGCCCGACCGCAGCGATCCCGTCAACTGGCCTTCCCTGCGCCGGGTGTTCGCCCATCGCATCCGCACCCGGAGCCGGGACGAATGGGCCCGTCGCTTCGAGGAAACGGAGGCGTGTGTGACGCCGGTCCTCAGTGTCGCGGAGGCGGCGGCGCACCCCCACCACCAGGCCAGAGGGAGTGGGCCCGCGGCTCCGGCGCCGCGCTTCAGCAGGACTCAAGCTGAACTCCACTGA
- a CDS encoding epoxide hydrolase family protein, with translation MSRGVTPFRVAFDEADLADLKDRLARTRWPEAETVDDWSQGVPLAYLKELAEHWRTGYDWRATEARLNELPQFRTEIDGLGVHFVHARSPHPNALPLLVSHGWPGSVVEFLDLVRPLTHPENPADAFHVVCPSLPGFAFSDKPATTGWTVERTAAAWAELMARLGYDRYAAHGVDWGSFLTGVLGETDGAHLVGIHLAMPFARPPQEQVPLDERDVAGLAALKEFQQNEGGYSVLQATRPQTLGYGLTDSPVAQLAWMAEKYWAWTDHDGDLEKVIPRERLLDCVTLAWLCGTGASSARIYWESHNKMALAPVSVPAALAVFPKDARMPRAWCEARFTDLRRWTDHASGGHFPALEQPGLLVDELRSFFRALR, from the coding sequence ATGAGCAGGGGCGTCACGCCGTTCCGTGTGGCATTCGACGAGGCGGATCTCGCCGATCTCAAGGACCGCCTGGCCCGGACCCGCTGGCCCGAGGCGGAGACCGTGGACGACTGGTCCCAGGGGGTGCCGCTGGCGTATCTGAAGGAGCTGGCCGAGCACTGGCGGACCGGCTACGACTGGCGGGCCACCGAGGCGCGGCTGAACGAGCTTCCGCAGTTCCGCACCGAGATCGACGGCCTGGGCGTGCACTTCGTGCACGCGCGCTCCCCCCACCCGAACGCGTTGCCGCTGCTCGTCAGCCACGGCTGGCCCGGCTCGGTCGTCGAGTTCCTCGATCTGGTACGTCCGTTGACGCACCCCGAGAACCCTGCCGACGCCTTCCACGTGGTCTGCCCGTCGCTGCCCGGCTTCGCCTTCAGCGACAAGCCCGCCACCACCGGCTGGACGGTGGAGCGGACGGCCGCGGCCTGGGCGGAGCTGATGGCCCGCCTCGGCTACGACCGCTACGCGGCCCACGGCGTGGACTGGGGCTCGTTCCTCACCGGCGTGCTCGGCGAGACGGACGGCGCGCATCTGGTGGGCATCCATCTGGCCATGCCGTTCGCCAGGCCCCCGCAGGAACAAGTCCCCCTGGACGAACGGGACGTGGCGGGCCTCGCCGCGCTCAAGGAGTTCCAGCAGAACGAGGGCGGCTACTCGGTGCTCCAGGCGACCCGGCCGCAGACCCTCGGGTACGGGCTCACCGACTCGCCCGTCGCCCAACTGGCCTGGATGGCCGAGAAGTACTGGGCCTGGACCGACCACGACGGCGACCTGGAGAAGGTGATCCCGCGCGAGCGGCTGCTGGACTGCGTGACGCTGGCGTGGCTGTGCGGCACCGGTGCCTCCTCGGCGCGCATCTACTGGGAGAGCCACAACAAGATGGCCCTCGCGCCCGTGTCCGTGCCTGCCGCGCTCGCTGTGTTCCCCAAGGACGCCCGGATGCCACGCGCCTGGTGCGAGGCGCGCTTCACGGATCTGCGGCGCTGGACCGACCACGCCAGCGGGGGGCACTTTCCGGCGTTGGAGCAGCCCGGGCTGCTGGTGGACGAACTGCGGTCCTTTTTCCGTGCGTTGCGGTGA